From Chryseobacterium joostei, the proteins below share one genomic window:
- the proS gene encoding proline--tRNA ligase produces the protein MAKLTSRSEDYSKWYNELVVKADLAENSGVRGCMVIKPYGYAIWEKMRDEMDRKFKETGHVNAYFPLFVPKSLFEAEEKNAEGFAKECAVVTHYRLKTDPNNPSKLIVDPDAKLEEELIVRPTSEAIIWNTYKNWIQSYRDLPILINQWANVVRWEMRTRLFLRTAEFLWQEGHTAHATKDEAVEEAEKMNKVYADFAENFMAMPVIQGLKTPSERFAGADETYCIEALMQDGKALQAGTSHFLGQNFAKAFDVKFTNKEGKIEHAWATSWGTSTRLMGALIMTHSDDFGLVLPPTLAPIQVVIVPIFKGEEQLEQISEVALDIQAKLKAKGISVKFDNDTQNKPGWKFAEYELKGVPVRIAMGPRDLENKSVEIARRDNLTKEVRSIDGLDTYIEELLKTIQEDLYNKALNFRQDNLTKVDTYEEFKKILEEKGGFIYAHWDGTAEEEEQIKDETKATIRCIPLDDDIEEGISLISGKPSKRRVLFAKAY, from the coding sequence ATGGCAAAATTAACCTCAAGAAGCGAAGATTACAGCAAATGGTATAATGAGCTGGTTGTAAAAGCTGATTTAGCTGAAAATTCAGGAGTACGTGGATGTATGGTAATCAAACCATATGGCTACGCAATCTGGGAAAAAATGCGTGATGAAATGGATAGAAAATTCAAGGAGACAGGTCACGTGAACGCATACTTCCCGCTTTTTGTGCCCAAGAGCTTATTTGAGGCTGAAGAAAAGAATGCAGAAGGTTTTGCAAAAGAATGTGCTGTAGTAACTCACTACAGATTAAAAACAGATCCAAACAATCCTTCAAAACTTATTGTAGATCCAGATGCAAAGCTGGAAGAAGAACTGATCGTTCGTCCTACTTCAGAAGCAATTATCTGGAATACCTACAAAAACTGGATCCAGTCTTACAGAGATTTACCAATACTTATTAACCAGTGGGCAAATGTTGTACGTTGGGAAATGAGAACCCGTTTATTCCTTAGAACAGCAGAATTCTTATGGCAGGAAGGTCATACTGCTCACGCCACAAAAGACGAAGCTGTAGAAGAAGCTGAAAAAATGAACAAAGTATATGCAGATTTTGCAGAAAACTTTATGGCAATGCCTGTTATTCAAGGATTGAAAACACCTTCTGAAAGATTTGCAGGAGCAGATGAAACCTATTGCATCGAAGCATTAATGCAAGATGGAAAAGCACTTCAGGCCGGAACTTCTCACTTCTTAGGTCAGAATTTCGCTAAAGCATTTGACGTAAAATTCACCAATAAGGAAGGAAAAATAGAACATGCATGGGCCACTTCATGGGGAACTTCAACCCGTCTTATGGGAGCTTTAATCATGACGCACTCTGATGACTTCGGATTGGTATTGCCTCCAACTTTGGCACCTATTCAGGTAGTAATTGTTCCTATCTTTAAAGGAGAAGAGCAATTGGAACAGATTAGCGAAGTTGCTTTGGATATTCAAGCTAAGCTAAAAGCTAAGGGTATTTCTGTGAAATTCGACAACGATACACAGAACAAACCCGGATGGAAGTTTGCAGAGTACGAGTTGAAAGGTGTACCGGTAAGAATTGCAATGGGACCAAGAGATCTGGAAAACAAATCTGTTGAAATTGCAAGAAGAGACAATCTTACTAAGGAAGTTCGTTCTATCGATGGATTGGATACTTATATTGAAGAGTTATTAAAGACTATTCAGGAAGATCTTTACAACAAAGCACTGAATTTCAGACAGGACAACCTTACAAAAGTTGATACTTATGAAGAATTCAAAAAGATTTTAGAAGAAAAAGGAGGTTTCATCTACGCTCATTGGGATGGTACTGCTGAAGAAGAAGAGCAAATTAAGGACGAAACCAAGGCTACAATCAGATGTATTCCTTTGGATGATGATATAGAAGAAGGTATTTCGCTGATTTCAGGAAAACCTTCTAAGAGACGTGTGTTATTCGCAAAAGCATATTAA
- a CDS encoding prolyl-tRNA synthetase — protein sequence MKRNIHKNLLGLLKSKGVLAISGGLLLMSCGAQMGGYSETDGVYYDPNKDTLPEGVIINGSENRVGEYYDYYQDSNVIQNAQTNSREQQNKYNEWSGTNANWTSNATDSDWGMYAGSQTNYYDNSWGWGSPWGWYGGYSPYWGFNRGWGWGGSMSWGWGGSFGWGWGGSIGWGSPYWGYGYSPYWGGYYDPFWGGYYGNSWGYGGGYNRIYMRSGNSGSGSGMSNAVYRTNTARNNNGFRNSSSGGFRNQNSGGFRNESSGGFRNGNSGGFRSGNSNGGFRNSDSGGFRNSAPQQQPRYNNGGFRSGDSGGFRNNNGGFNNSSGGFRSGGSSGGGSFRGGSSGGGGGFRSGGFR from the coding sequence ATGAAAAGAAATATACATAAAAATTTGCTTGGTCTGCTAAAATCCAAAGGGGTCTTGGCAATATCAGGCGGGTTATTGCTTATGTCTTGTGGTGCTCAGATGGGAGGGTATAGCGAGACGGACGGGGTATATTATGACCCTAATAAGGATACGCTGCCAGAAGGAGTTATCATTAATGGTAGCGAAAATAGAGTAGGCGAATATTATGACTACTATCAGGATTCCAACGTGATTCAAAATGCACAGACGAATTCAAGAGAACAGCAGAATAAATATAACGAATGGAGTGGTACCAATGCCAATTGGACATCCAATGCTACAGACTCTGATTGGGGAATGTATGCAGGTTCCCAAACTAATTACTATGATAATTCATGGGGGTGGGGATCTCCTTGGGGCTGGTACGGAGGCTATAGCCCATATTGGGGCTTTAACCGCGGCTGGGGCTGGGGTGGAAGCATGTCCTGGGGTTGGGGCGGATCATTCGGCTGGGGCTGGGGTGGCTCTATCGGATGGGGAAGTCCATACTGGGGCTACGGATATTCTCCTTACTGGGGTGGTTACTATGATCCATTCTGGGGCGGATATTATGGTAACTCATGGGGTTACGGAGGAGGTTATAATAGAATTTATATGAGAAGTGGTAATAGTGGAAGTGGTTCAGGTATGAGTAATGCTGTCTACAGAACAAATACTGCCAGAAATAATAATGGATTTAGAAATAGCTCTAGTGGTGGTTTCAGAAATCAGAATTCCGGTGGATTTAGAAACGAAAGCTCTGGTGGATTCAGAAATGGAAATTCTGGCGGATTTAGAAGCGGAAATTCAAATGGAGGTTTCAGAAATTCAGATTCAGGAGGATTCCGTAATTCGGCTCCTCAACAACAGCCAAGATATAACAATGGTGGTTTCAGATCAGGTGATTCCGGAGGCTTTAGAAACAATAATGGCGGATTTAATAATTCCAGTGGTGGTTTCAGATCCGGTGGTTCATCTGGCGGTGGAAGCTTTAGAGGTGGTTCATCCGGTGGAGGTGGTGGATTTAGATCCGGTGGCTTCAGATAA
- a CDS encoding OmpP1/FadL family transporter encodes MSISAAFFAQAQDVSLIRNTVDVYSSNPMVGSAKFNAMAGANGALGGDASSLLTNPAGLGVAISGEVSATLSIAGNKNSTSLGGSTIDYSKTRGDLGNVGGVIAFPLMSKSAWKFINIGVNFSNQSLDNVVESPGNVNIKATLPDGIATLSGHQYSRAGNLSKMSFGVGANYNHSLYIGAGLNFFNASVDQYDQLAFQMAKNNNIDVFNKQDSPYWERASGFSASVGVIGKLSPNFRLGASLETPTFWSIDRDFSFYNNPNYGNGVGTENRKFTSPLKATVSAAFVASKNFSLNVDYTLGLTKPDYKVYSIIERDLNSFFKDNYKNMSEVRVGAEYRVQQLRLRGGYSYLSNPVDALTITRFDNAGNIGDQSYSNLMLSDRNLVSFGIGYDFKSFYIDASYQNITSKYNSPSMRGLIGNDYDSAYYSTNSNSIYENDAYAVSSVKNSKNNFFLTLGWKF; translated from the coding sequence ATGAGTATTTCTGCAGCATTTTTTGCGCAGGCTCAAGATGTTTCATTAATAAGGAATACTGTAGATGTTTATTCAAGTAATCCTATGGTAGGGTCTGCTAAGTTTAATGCAATGGCAGGAGCTAATGGAGCACTAGGAGGTGATGCAAGTTCACTGCTTACTAATCCGGCTGGTTTAGGAGTTGCTATTTCAGGAGAGGTTTCTGCAACTTTATCTATTGCAGGTAATAAGAACAGTACTTCCTTAGGTGGTTCTACAATAGATTATAGTAAAACGAGAGGGGATTTAGGAAATGTAGGTGGAGTAATAGCTTTTCCATTAATGAGCAAGTCTGCATGGAAGTTTATTAATATTGGGGTTAATTTTTCCAACCAATCTCTTGATAATGTAGTAGAGTCTCCAGGAAATGTAAATATTAAAGCAACATTACCGGATGGAATAGCAACATTATCTGGGCATCAATATTCAAGAGCTGGAAATTTATCAAAGATGAGTTTCGGTGTTGGAGCAAATTATAATCATAGTTTATACATAGGAGCAGGGTTAAATTTTTTCAATGCCTCAGTAGATCAGTATGATCAGCTGGCATTCCAAATGGCTAAAAATAATAATATTGACGTTTTTAATAAGCAGGATAGTCCTTACTGGGAGAGAGCTTCCGGATTTTCAGCTTCTGTAGGGGTGATTGGAAAGTTAAGTCCTAATTTCAGATTAGGAGCTTCCCTTGAAACACCTACATTCTGGAGCATAGACCGTGATTTTAGCTTCTATAATAATCCCAATTATGGAAATGGTGTTGGAACCGAAAATAGAAAATTTACATCTCCGCTTAAGGCAACAGTGAGTGCAGCATTTGTAGCCAGTAAAAACTTCTCATTGAATGTAGATTATACATTGGGTCTTACAAAGCCTGATTATAAAGTATATAGTATCATAGAAAGAGATTTGAATTCTTTCTTTAAAGACAACTATAAAAACATGTCAGAAGTTAGAGTAGGAGCTGAATATAGAGTACAGCAATTAAGACTGAGAGGAGGTTATTCTTATTTATCCAATCCTGTTGATGCGCTTACCATTACAAGATTTGATAATGCTGGTAACATAGGAGATCAGTCTTATAGTAATCTTATGCTAAGTGACAGAAATTTAGTTTCTTTCGGTATCGGATATGATTTCAAATCGTTCTATATTGATGCATCCTATCAGAATATAACTTCAAAATATAACAGTCCATCTATGAGGGGGCTTATTGGAAACGATTATGATAGTGCTTATTATTCAACCAATTCAAATTCTATCTATGAAAATGATGCTTATGCGGTAAGCAGTGTTAAAAATAGCAAAAATAATTTCTTCCTTACACTTGGTTGGAAATTCTAA
- a CDS encoding ZIP family metal transporter has protein sequence MTVLLLILSVITGVFLGKHFGKKEKLAKNLLILSAGFLITICLNEVFPQVYTSTENSNLGIFVIAGVLLQMILEALTKGFEHGHFHHHGEHNILPMALMVGLFIHAFIEGIPLANEEHELSPYLLGIVFHNLPISFILGAFLFNRKGESKSSSSYPSLLIVALFALASPMGMLLGNYFNPDLQPYFLAIVGGIFLHISSVIIFESNKNHNIDWLKIGLVVLGVSLALLMHIFHHHPSPVHHH, from the coding sequence ATAACAGTACTTTTACTGATTTTAAGTGTAATTACAGGAGTATTTCTGGGGAAACATTTTGGTAAAAAAGAAAAACTGGCCAAAAATCTACTGATATTAAGTGCCGGATTCCTTATTACCATTTGTTTGAATGAGGTTTTTCCGCAGGTATACACTTCCACAGAAAACAGTAATCTTGGGATATTTGTCATTGCAGGAGTTCTTTTGCAAATGATTCTGGAAGCTTTAACCAAAGGTTTTGAGCATGGTCATTTTCATCATCATGGTGAACATAACATTCTTCCTATGGCCTTAATGGTAGGCCTTTTTATTCATGCCTTTATTGAAGGAATTCCTCTTGCCAATGAAGAACATGAATTATCTCCCTATCTTCTGGGAATTGTATTCCATAATCTACCTATTTCATTTATTCTGGGAGCATTTTTATTTAATAGAAAAGGAGAATCAAAAAGTTCATCATCTTATCCATCTCTCCTGATTGTTGCCCTTTTTGCATTAGCATCACCTATGGGGATGTTATTGGGGAATTATTTTAATCCTGATCTTCAGCCTTATTTCCTGGCGATTGTAGGAGGAATTTTCCTTCATATATCATCAGTAATCATTTTTGAGAGCAATAAAAACCATAATATTGACTGGCTTAAAATAGGACTCGTAGTTTTAGGAGTTTCACTGGCATTGCTTATGCATATTTTCCATCATCATCCTAGTCCTGTTCATCATCATTAA
- a CDS encoding class I SAM-dependent DNA methyltransferase, translating into MEWFESWFDTPYYHLLYSNRDYTEAENFITKLTADLQLPPQSKIIDLACGKGRHSVFLNKLGYDVLGLDLSRQSIESDKQFENQTLIFEVHDMRNPIDADPMDAVFNLFTSFGYFDNENDDKKVFQSVYNALKPGGYFVLDYLNEEYVRNTMVPETLVTRGDIDFKILKKIEGRHVIKDIRFETDGKPFHFFEKVKLHTLEAIHAYASECGFERIKIWGDYQLNEFNKESSPRCINLFKKK; encoded by the coding sequence ATGGAATGGTTTGAATCTTGGTTTGATACCCCTTATTATCATTTGCTTTATAGCAACAGAGACTATACTGAAGCCGAAAACTTCATTACAAAACTTACTGCGGACCTACAGCTTCCGCCTCAATCCAAGATTATAGATCTTGCCTGTGGTAAAGGAAGACACTCTGTTTTCCTCAATAAATTAGGATATGATGTTTTGGGATTGGATCTTTCAAGACAAAGTATTGAATCCGATAAACAATTTGAAAATCAAACTTTAATCTTTGAGGTTCATGATATGCGAAATCCAATTGATGCAGATCCTATGGATGCTGTTTTCAATTTATTTACAAGTTTCGGATATTTTGACAATGAAAATGACGATAAAAAAGTTTTCCAGTCGGTTTACAACGCATTGAAACCCGGAGGATATTTTGTTTTGGATTATTTGAATGAAGAATATGTAAGAAATACTATGGTTCCTGAAACATTAGTTACCCGTGGTGATATAGATTTTAAAATTCTTAAAAAAATTGAAGGGAGGCATGTTATCAAGGACATTCGTTTTGAAACAGATGGTAAGCCTTTTCACTTTTTTGAAAAAGTAAAACTTCATACATTGGAAGCTATACATGCTTATGCTTCAGAATGTGGGTTTGAAAGAATAAAAATCTGGGGAGATTATCAGCTTAATGAATTTAATAAAGAAAGTTCCCCACGTTGCATCAATTTATTTAAGAAAAAATAA
- a CDS encoding THUMP domain-containing class I SAM-dependent RNA methyltransferase, with the protein MDIENLQIQIKTFFGLEQILAEEIKKLGGRNVEIKNRAVNCEGDLGFLYKINYSARTALKILVPIHQFKAFNQHQFYDRLFKFEWDEFMDVDQSFSIDATVNSETFKHSQFVTLKMKDAIVDYFQEKHRRRPNVETKNPDIKFHLHIDRELVMISMDSSGDALFKRGYRREQGEAPINEVLASGMLQLAGWDGKGNFLDPMCGSGTLLIEAAMIAMDLPAQIFRKRFGFQNWKNYDADLFSKIKEFRINRVRQFDGKIVGYDIDSRMLNAARMNVEAAEMEDVIEITKQDFFESKKELFPLLMVFNPPYDERISINDDDFYKKIGDTFKTHYPNTLAWLISSDLEAVKKIGLRPSRKIKLFNGKLETRFLQYEMYEGTKKVHKLEDKS; encoded by the coding sequence ATGGATATAGAAAATCTACAAATACAGATAAAAACATTCTTCGGACTGGAGCAGATTCTGGCGGAAGAAATCAAAAAATTGGGCGGTAGAAATGTTGAAATCAAAAATAGAGCGGTAAACTGCGAAGGAGATTTGGGCTTTCTTTATAAGATCAATTATTCTGCAAGAACAGCATTGAAGATTTTGGTGCCGATTCATCAGTTTAAGGCATTTAATCAGCATCAGTTCTATGACAGATTGTTCAAGTTTGAGTGGGATGAATTTATGGATGTAGATCAGTCTTTCTCTATTGATGCTACTGTAAATTCTGAAACATTTAAGCATTCTCAGTTTGTAACCTTGAAAATGAAAGATGCGATTGTAGATTATTTTCAGGAAAAGCATAGAAGACGTCCCAATGTAGAAACCAAAAATCCGGATATTAAATTCCATCTTCATATTGACAGGGAGTTGGTAATGATTTCTATGGATTCTTCAGGAGATGCATTGTTTAAAAGAGGGTACAGAAGAGAACAAGGTGAAGCACCAATTAATGAAGTTCTTGCAAGTGGAATGCTTCAGCTTGCCGGCTGGGACGGGAAAGGTAACTTCCTGGACCCAATGTGTGGTTCCGGTACATTATTGATTGAAGCGGCAATGATTGCAATGGATCTTCCGGCTCAGATCTTCAGAAAAAGATTTGGATTCCAGAACTGGAAAAACTATGATGCAGATTTGTTCTCAAAAATTAAAGAATTCAGAATTAATAGAGTGAGACAATTTGATGGAAAGATTGTTGGGTATGATATTGATTCAAGAATGCTGAATGCAGCGAGAATGAATGTGGAAGCCGCAGAGATGGAAGATGTTATCGAGATTACAAAACAAGATTTCTTTGAATCTAAAAAAGAACTTTTCCCTCTATTGATGGTATTTAATCCTCCATATGATGAGAGAATTTCCATTAATGATGATGATTTCTACAAAAAGATAGGAGATACCTTTAAAACGCACTATCCAAATACTCTTGCATGGTTAATTTCATCTGACCTTGAGGCTGTGAAGAAGATAGGTTTACGCCCTTCAAGAAAAATTAAGCTTTTCAACGGAAAGCTGGAAACAAGATTCTTACAGTATGAAATGTATGAGGGAACGAAAAAGGTGCATAAATTAGAAGATAAGTCTTAA
- a CDS encoding glycosyltransferase — protein sequence MKPTISIIVAIYNRKDELFELLTSLTQQTDKEFEIIIVDDGSMIDLKPTIKNFEESLDIKYFRKDNSGPGLSRNYGAKRAANEWLVFVDSDVIVEKDYIEHIKNDILTIPCDAFGGADKAHKGFNLMQKAISYSMTSVFTTGGIRGNKKAVSKFQPRSFNMGVKKAVFEKVGGFSEMRIGEDPDLSMTLWENGFTTAFFDDIAVYHKRRVDFGKFSKQVFQFGCARPILNQRHPNYVKISFAFPTLFMLGYIMGFIEYFFLGRGIILAFYGLYTFLVLFHALLLTKNISIAGMAVISTYIQMFSYGYGFLKSWVLLNVFKMKPEEAFPHHYHKK from the coding sequence TTGAAACCTACGATTTCTATTATTGTTGCCATTTACAACCGAAAGGATGAACTTTTCGAGTTGCTAACCTCATTGACCCAACAGACCGATAAAGAGTTTGAGATCATTATTGTGGATGACGGTTCTATGATAGACTTGAAACCTACAATAAAGAACTTCGAGGAAAGTCTGGATATCAAGTATTTCAGAAAAGATAATTCAGGACCAGGGCTTTCGAGAAATTATGGGGCAAAAAGAGCAGCCAATGAATGGCTGGTATTTGTAGACAGTGATGTAATTGTAGAGAAAGACTATATAGAACATATTAAAAACGATATACTGACCATTCCATGTGATGCATTTGGAGGCGCAGATAAGGCTCATAAAGGCTTTAATCTGATGCAGAAAGCCATTTCTTACTCTATGACTTCTGTATTTACCACAGGGGGCATCAGAGGAAATAAAAAGGCGGTTTCAAAATTTCAGCCGAGAAGCTTTAATATGGGAGTAAAAAAGGCTGTTTTTGAGAAAGTAGGTGGTTTTTCAGAGATGAGAATAGGAGAGGATCCTGATTTGTCTATGACGCTTTGGGAAAATGGGTTTACGACTGCCTTTTTTGATGACATTGCTGTATACCATAAGCGTAGGGTAGATTTTGGTAAATTTTCCAAGCAGGTTTTTCAGTTTGGCTGTGCCAGACCGATTCTTAATCAGAGGCATCCTAATTATGTGAAAATATCTTTCGCGTTTCCTACCTTATTTATGTTGGGTTACATCATGGGATTTATTGAATATTTCTTTTTAGGAAGAGGGATTATCCTAGCATTTTATGGGTTGTATACCTTTTTGGTGTTATTTCATGCCTTATTATTGACTAAAAACATAAGTATTGCCGGTATGGCAGTAATTTCCACCTATATTCAGATGTTTTCCTATGGCTATGGTTTCCTTAAGTCATGGGTTCTTTTAAATGTTTTCAAAATGAAACCTGAAGAGGCATTTCCGCATCACTATCATAAAAAATAA